One window of Medicago truncatula cultivar Jemalong A17 chromosome 2, MtrunA17r5.0-ANR, whole genome shotgun sequence genomic DNA carries:
- the LOC11419778 gene encoding FBD-associated F-box protein At5g56370, producing the protein MQRRRPIISTSESKVDKISSLPDEILFRILSFVSTKEAVATSVLSKRWTNLWHYLPNIDFTDIRVNTVESNLRFNEFVYSVLVSRDASGSRFIDSFHLNIQYSDSHLAYNKEFPNLTKWVNSVVQRGLKYLHLRLRVPLPDHFSGYPYFPKLPISIFTCKTLVSLNLSWFRVDGFSFTSVGFEFPSLKTLSLRLIKFSEVRDFMLLLAGCPILEDLHVALVFFYYEEDSHTVQEFKSLTLPKLTKADVSKCWCSCYMVKALSSSVSLCMETSMFYAKDDRVYKANKLQRPCVDIPMFHNLTHLELYNNWDLVVQVLHHCPKLQNLQLYQELYLSISNQQDDQENWVEPEFVPQCLSSYLRTCTIRDCSGLRREYTVAKYILKNAKYLQTMTIWSKREPPEIETKLSPCPKASASCQLSVFDYI; encoded by the exons ATGCAGCGACGGCGACCGATAATTTCAACTTCAGAATCAAAGGTGGATAAGATCAGCAGTTTGCCCGACGAAATCCTTTTCCGCATTCTCTCATTTGTATCCACAAAAGAAGCAGTTGCTACAAGCGTTTTGTCCAAGAGGTGGACTAATCTCTGGCATTATCTTCCCAATATCGATTTCACCGACATCAGAGTGAATACCGTTGAATCCAATCTCCGTTTTAACGAATTTGTGTACTCTGTTTTGGTCTCTCGAGACGCTTCTGGATCTCGTTTCATTGACAGTTTCCACCTCAACATTCAGTATAGTGATTCTCATCTTGCCTATAATAAAGAGTTCCCCAATCTCACCAAATGGGTCAACTCTGTTGTTCAACGCGGACTCAAGTATCTTCATCTCCGTCTTCGTGTGCCTCTTCCTGATCACTTTAGTGGTTACCCATACTTCCCCAAACTGCCCATTAGCATCTTCACATGCAAAACCCTTGTAAGTCTAAATCTCAGTTGGTTCCGTGTGGATGGTTTTTCTTTTACTTCCGTTGGATTTGAATTTCCATCACTTAAAACCCTTAGTTTGAGACTCATTAAGTTCTCAGAAGTTCGAGATTTTATGTTGCTTCTAGCCGGATGTCCGATTCTTGAGGATCTACATGTGGCTCTTGTATTCTTCTATTACGAGGAAGATTCTCATACCGTTCAGGAGTTTAAGAGCTTAACCTTACCCAAACTGACTAAAGCAGATGTGAGTAAATGTTGGTGTTCGTGTTATATGGTGAAAGCACTATCTTCTTCGGTGTCTCTCTGCATGGAAACATCTATGTTTTATGCAAAAGACGACAGAGTTTACAAG GCAAATAAGCTGCAGCGCCCTTGTGTTGACATTCCCATGTTTCATAATTTGACCCACTTGGAGCTCTACAATAATTGGGATTTGGTAGTACAAGTGCTCCACCACTGCCCTAAGCTTCAAAATCTCCAACTTTATCAG gaGTTATACCTGTCGATATCGAATCAACAAGATGATCAAGAAAATTGGGTGGAACCAGAATTTGTTCCACAATGCCTTTCATCATACCTTAGAACTTGCACTATTCGAGATTGCTCAGGCCTGCGGAGAGAGTATACGGtggcaaaatatattttaaaaaatgcaaaatatttaCAAACCATGACAATTTGGAGCAAAAGAGAACCACCTGAAATAGAAACGAAGTTGTCCCCATGCCCGAAGGCCTCTGCATCATGTCAACTTTCTGTTTTTGATTACATATAG